Proteins encoded by one window of Desulfovibrio ferrophilus:
- the lepA gene encoding translation elongation factor 4, translated as MSKIQHIRNFSIIAHIDHGKSTLADRVLEITGLVSERDSREQYLDKMDLERERGITIKSQAVRIPYKAKDGQEYILNLIDTPGHVDFSYEVSRSLAACEGALLVVDSTQGVEAQTLANVYLALDHDLEIIPVLNKTDLPSSDPVAVAQEIEDIIGLDCTDAICVSAKTGQNVDAVLESIVEKLPPPEGDPDGPLKALIFDSWYDSYRGVTVLFRMLEGTVKKGQKIRIFSTKRDFEVTNLGVFSPEAKEVKSMGPGEVGFLCASMKELSDAPVGDTITDAKNPTDTPFPGFKKIKPMVFCGLYPVEPSEYEPLKAALEKLQLNDAAFWYEAETSQALGFGFRAGFLGLLHMEIIQERLEREFDAQLITTAPSVAYKLVNNKGETIYIDNPSKMPDPSLIESMAEPFAKLEIHVPNDYVGAVLKLCEEKRGIQRDMRYLTATRVMITYDIPFNEVVYDFFDRLKSVTKGYASLDYEVEEFRVADLVKLDMLINGDPVDALSIIVHRERATIYGRKVALKLKRAIPRQLFEVVVQAAIGQRIIARERNPALRKNVTAKCYGGDISRKRKLLEKQKKGKKRMKKMGNVEIPQEAFLSALKADED; from the coding sequence ATGAGTAAGATACAACATATACGCAATTTCAGCATTATCGCACACATCGACCACGGTAAGTCCACCCTGGCCGACCGCGTTCTCGAAATCACCGGTTTGGTGTCCGAGCGCGACAGTCGCGAACAGTATTTGGACAAGATGGACCTCGAGCGCGAGCGTGGCATTACCATCAAGTCCCAGGCCGTGCGTATTCCGTACAAGGCCAAGGACGGGCAGGAATACATCCTGAACCTTATCGACACCCCCGGGCACGTGGACTTCTCCTATGAGGTCTCCCGTTCCCTGGCCGCGTGCGAAGGGGCGCTTTTGGTGGTGGATTCCACCCAGGGCGTTGAGGCCCAGACCCTGGCCAACGTCTACCTGGCTCTGGATCACGACCTCGAGATCATCCCGGTCCTGAACAAGACGGATCTGCCCAGTTCCGATCCGGTCGCTGTGGCTCAGGAGATTGAGGATATCATCGGCCTGGACTGCACCGACGCCATCTGTGTCTCGGCCAAGACCGGCCAGAATGTGGATGCAGTGCTGGAAAGCATTGTGGAAAAGCTGCCTCCGCCCGAAGGGGACCCGGATGGGCCACTCAAGGCGCTCATCTTCGATTCCTGGTACGATTCCTACCGCGGAGTCACGGTCCTGTTCCGGATGCTCGAAGGCACCGTGAAAAAGGGGCAGAAGATTCGCATCTTCTCCACCAAGCGCGATTTCGAGGTCACGAACCTGGGGGTGTTCTCCCCGGAAGCCAAGGAAGTGAAATCCATGGGCCCCGGCGAGGTCGGCTTCCTTTGTGCCAGCATGAAGGAACTTTCCGACGCGCCTGTGGGTGATACCATCACCGACGCCAAAAATCCTACGGACACACCTTTCCCGGGATTCAAGAAGATCAAGCCCATGGTCTTTTGTGGATTGTATCCCGTGGAGCCCTCGGAGTATGAGCCTTTGAAGGCCGCACTGGAGAAGCTGCAGCTCAATGACGCTGCCTTCTGGTACGAGGCCGAGACCTCCCAGGCTCTGGGCTTTGGATTCCGCGCTGGTTTTCTGGGCTTGCTGCATATGGAAATCATCCAGGAGCGCCTGGAGCGCGAGTTCGATGCCCAGTTGATCACCACTGCCCCGTCCGTGGCTTACAAGCTCGTGAACAATAAGGGCGAGACGATTTACATCGACAACCCCAGCAAGATGCCCGATCCTTCACTGATCGAGTCCATGGCAGAGCCCTTTGCCAAGCTGGAGATTCACGTCCCCAATGATTACGTGGGCGCGGTACTCAAGTTGTGTGAGGAAAAGCGCGGCATCCAGCGCGACATGCGCTATCTGACGGCTACCCGCGTGATGATCACCTACGATATCCCCTTCAATGAGGTGGTCTACGACTTTTTCGACAGGCTCAAATCCGTCACCAAGGGCTATGCCTCCCTGGACTACGAGGTCGAGGAATTCCGTGTGGCCGATCTGGTGAAGCTGGATATGCTCATCAACGGCGATCCCGTGGATGCCCTGTCCATCATCGTGCACCGTGAGCGGGCCACCATCTATGGCCGCAAGGTTGCCTTGAAACTCAAGCGTGCTATCCCTCGCCAGTTGTTTGAGGTGGTCGTTCAGGCCGCCATCGGCCAGCGCATCATCGCTCGGGAACGCAATCCTGCCCTGCGCAAGAACGTGACCGCCAAATGCTACGGCGGTGACATCTCTCGTAAGCGCAAGCTGCTGGAAAAGCAGAAGAAGGGCAAGAAGCGCATGAAGAAGATGGGCAACGTCGAGATTCCTCAGGAAGCCTTCCTGTCGGCATTAAAGGCCGACGAAGACTAG
- a CDS encoding methyl-accepting chemotaxis protein: MVSVKGKLILIAAIAVGAFAMVFGVGLVGGRYKLDAEHADEVALGAKVSLLEARRAEKDFYDRHADIYVEKVRQFVAELGEDVRTAEALEPDFAALVAEINAKAAQYEKNFLATAEVLQAMGYTREDGLRGRLRGAARQLEGHIEMTNLDEDGLLQNLLMLRRHEKNFIITHDDANMATFKADLMRLRRDIELFGAQGGSKEAGAMLVLVNEYAQAFEAYAKQDQLLRVSKSAVSDSAHELMPLVQELEHGLSTIAEDINSRIGLISSSVEIGMAILLLIAVTLTIRSITVPLARLQSYAQQVAGGDFSEVSADGFSGELESLHEDISIMVSELKVKLGFAQGVLKSIPIPSLTTDRDDKVTFVNPQMVEFTGRSGAPEGFLGWAHSRFIFDNNAETMSQQAMARGETLDQEYVFTNLAGVEIIANIVASPIHDLDGELIGSVLLCVDLTEARKQQQAIEQAHQVIAAAAADATAISDQIASASEELSCQVEQSSKGAGAQSAKAGETATAMEEMNASVLEVAHNASDAANVAERTRESAVTGSTVVGEVVDGIHGVYSDFHGVHQTMDNLCTQSDGISDIVQVIEDIADQTNLLALNAAIEAARAGDAGRGFAVVADEVRKLAEKTMTATKEVSGAVLSIQQAAKETVLGMGEAGKVIEGITTKSEEAGASLQSILGMVEETSSQVQSIASAAEEQSAASEQVTQATDEINQIAIETADAMEQSSQAVMDLARLAQDLKGIIGRMQV; encoded by the coding sequence ATGGTGTCTGTAAAGGGAAAATTGATACTCATTGCTGCGATTGCAGTGGGTGCGTTCGCAATGGTTTTTGGTGTTGGACTGGTTGGCGGTAGGTATAAACTGGATGCCGAACACGCCGACGAAGTGGCTCTTGGAGCCAAGGTGTCGTTGCTTGAGGCACGGCGGGCCGAGAAGGATTTCTATGATCGCCATGCTGATATCTATGTAGAAAAAGTGCGGCAATTTGTCGCCGAGTTGGGCGAGGATGTGCGCACGGCTGAAGCTCTGGAGCCGGACTTCGCTGCCCTGGTCGCTGAGATCAACGCCAAGGCTGCGCAATACGAGAAGAATTTTCTGGCCACGGCAGAGGTCCTTCAGGCCATGGGCTATACCCGCGAGGATGGGCTGCGGGGCAGACTGCGTGGAGCCGCCAGGCAGCTGGAAGGCCACATAGAGATGACCAATCTGGATGAGGATGGTCTGCTGCAGAATTTGCTTATGCTCAGGCGCCATGAGAAGAACTTCATCATCACTCACGATGATGCGAATATGGCGACTTTCAAGGCTGATTTGATGAGGTTGCGCAGGGACATCGAGTTGTTTGGTGCGCAGGGGGGCAGTAAGGAAGCTGGGGCCATGCTGGTTCTGGTCAACGAATATGCCCAGGCTTTTGAAGCCTATGCCAAGCAGGACCAACTGTTGCGTGTAAGCAAGAGCGCTGTGTCGGACAGTGCCCATGAGTTGATGCCCCTGGTGCAGGAGTTGGAACACGGCTTAAGTACCATTGCTGAGGATATTAATTCGCGTATTGGGCTGATTTCCAGCTCCGTGGAAATTGGTATGGCGATCCTGTTGTTGATTGCTGTGACTCTGACCATTCGTTCCATTACTGTCCCTCTTGCGCGCCTGCAGTCATACGCTCAACAGGTGGCGGGTGGTGATTTCAGCGAGGTGAGTGCGGATGGTTTCAGTGGCGAACTCGAGTCTCTGCATGAGGACATTTCAATCATGGTCAGTGAACTCAAGGTCAAACTCGGGTTTGCCCAAGGAGTACTCAAATCCATCCCCATCCCCAGCCTGACCACTGATCGTGACGACAAGGTGACCTTCGTCAACCCGCAGATGGTGGAATTCACGGGCCGCTCAGGGGCTCCTGAAGGTTTCTTGGGTTGGGCACATTCGCGCTTCATATTTGACAACAACGCCGAAACCATGTCGCAGCAAGCCATGGCCCGGGGAGAAACTCTTGATCAGGAATACGTCTTCACCAACCTTGCCGGGGTGGAGATCATTGCCAATATCGTGGCTTCACCCATCCATGATCTGGATGGCGAGTTGATTGGTTCCGTGTTGCTGTGTGTGGATCTGACCGAGGCACGAAAGCAACAGCAGGCCATAGAACAGGCCCATCAGGTCATTGCTGCCGCCGCTGCTGATGCCACTGCCATTTCCGATCAAATTGCCTCGGCTTCCGAGGAGTTGTCCTGCCAGGTGGAGCAGTCCAGCAAGGGCGCCGGTGCCCAGAGCGCCAAAGCTGGAGAAACCGCCACAGCTATGGAGGAGATGAACGCCTCGGTTCTCGAAGTGGCGCACAATGCCTCGGATGCGGCAAATGTCGCTGAACGTACCAGGGAGAGCGCGGTTACAGGTTCGACCGTTGTGGGGGAAGTGGTTGATGGTATCCATGGCGTGTACAGCGATTTCCATGGTGTGCATCAGACCATGGATAATCTGTGTACGCAGTCGGATGGCATCAGTGACATCGTGCAGGTCATCGAGGACATAGCGGATCAGACCAATCTTCTGGCACTTAATGCGGCCATCGAGGCCGCCCGCGCAGGAGATGCGGGTCGAGGTTTTGCTGTTGTGGCCGACGAAGTCCGCAAATTGGCTGAGAAGACCATGACCGCCACCAAGGAAGTGAGTGGGGCGGTATTATCCATCCAGCAGGCTGCCAAGGAAACGGTCCTCGGTATGGGCGAGGCAGGCAAGGTCATCGAGGGGATCACAACGAAATCCGAAGAAGCCGGAGCGTCCTTGCAGAGCATTCTGGGAATGGTCGAGGAAACCTCCTCGCAGGTTCAATCCATCGCCAGCGCGGCCGAGGAACAGTCCGCTGCCAGTGAACAGGTGACGCAGGCCACCGACGAAATCAATCAGATTGCCATTGAGACAGCAGATGCAATGGAACAATCCTCACAGGCTGTGATGGATCTGGCGCGGCTGGCTCAGGATCTCAAGGGAATCATCGGCAGAATGCAGGTCTAA
- a CDS encoding LytR/AlgR family response regulator transcription factor — translation MRHLNTLLLHPDSEVRATLRGYLEDVEFLRVLGEAVTGFEALELLEHVPYGVFFVGMELAEGVSGLELAQMLAGRKHKPALVFIANDESQAFSAFELGATDYLLWPTTPERFKQTLQRLRQFQAHYKEIPPPSWTEDEDETADEHTLQLPLGEEEEDRFLKALSQAWEFSNISRPVEIEKLPINMDGRTILIPYTQIIFVEAYEDYSYVHTASQKYLTSYRLKTLEERLRQYRFFRVHRKFLVNLEMVTEIASLPGSNFMLRTQGKTRIELPISRRRITELKKILGL, via the coding sequence ATGCGCCATCTGAACACTCTGCTGCTGCACCCCGACTCCGAGGTCCGCGCCACCTTGCGCGGTTACCTTGAGGACGTGGAATTTCTGCGCGTGCTGGGTGAGGCCGTAACCGGATTCGAAGCCCTGGAACTTCTGGAGCACGTGCCCTACGGGGTGTTCTTCGTGGGTATGGAACTGGCCGAAGGAGTCTCCGGTCTTGAGTTGGCGCAGATGCTGGCCGGGCGAAAGCACAAACCGGCTCTGGTTTTTATCGCAAATGACGAATCCCAGGCCTTTTCCGCTTTCGAGCTGGGAGCCACCGATTATCTGCTCTGGCCCACCACCCCGGAACGATTCAAGCAGACCTTGCAGCGGCTGCGCCAATTCCAGGCGCATTACAAAGAGATCCCGCCCCCGTCCTGGACCGAAGACGAAGATGAAACAGCCGACGAGCATACCCTGCAACTGCCTCTGGGCGAAGAGGAAGAAGACCGTTTCCTGAAAGCCCTGTCCCAGGCCTGGGAATTCTCCAATATCAGCCGCCCCGTGGAGATCGAAAAGCTGCCCATCAACATGGACGGCCGCACCATCCTGATTCCCTATACACAGATCATCTTCGTGGAAGCCTACGAGGATTACTCATATGTTCACACCGCTTCGCAGAAGTACCTGACCTCCTACAGATTGAAGACCCTGGAGGAAAGGCTCAGGCAGTATCGATTCTTCCGCGTGCACAGAAAATTCCTGGTGAACCTGGAAATGGTCACCGAAATCGCCTCGCTGCCGGGCAGCAACTTCATGCTGCGCACCCAAGGCAAGACCCGCATCGAGTTGCCCATCAGCCGCAGGCGAATCACTGAGTTGAAGAAAATACTCGGGCTGTGA
- the acs gene encoding acetate--CoA ligase: protein MDQTGALDALLHEERVFRPLPQMVIEANLNPHELEQAQEQANRDFLSYWEDAAHELDWFKKWDQVLDDSNAPHYRWFPGARCNIVYNALDRHIETANKNKLALIWEGEPGDQRKYTYYELYREVNRFANALRSLGVAKGDRVVLYMPLLPETTIAMLAVAKIGAVHSMIYGGFSAKVLRERINDAKAKLVVTADGFYRNGRVVNLKQIVDEALLGACAECVETCVVVHRANVDAEMHEPRDLWYEDLVRRERPSSPTEVMDADDPLFLLYSSGTTGKPKGIVHSHAGYMVGINRTLNWVFDLKPTDIFWCTADTGWITGHSYVIYGPLVAGTTTVMYEGHPLYPQADRLWDVVARYGVTILYTSPTLIRMLMRFGTQYPRQKDLSTLRLLGSVGEPINPEAWVWLHKHIGGAKCPIMDTWWQTETGMFMISPLPISPLKPGSVNKALPGVEADVVDREGNPVPAGKGGFLVIKKPWPAMMSGIDNDPERYENTYWKKIPGMYFAGDVARKDEDGYIWIQGRADDVLNIAGHRIGTAEVESALVAHRFVNEAAVIGIPDTIKGEVAKAFVILTDGWEAEYDTSEDLVSALKNHVRRELGPVAVLKSLEFRTTLPKTRSGKIMRRILKAEELGEDVGDTSTLEDLD, encoded by the coding sequence ATGGACCAGACCGGAGCACTAGACGCATTACTGCACGAGGAACGGGTCTTCCGACCGCTTCCGCAGATGGTGATCGAGGCCAACTTGAACCCGCATGAGCTGGAACAGGCTCAGGAGCAGGCCAATCGGGATTTCCTTTCCTATTGGGAAGACGCAGCCCATGAATTGGACTGGTTCAAGAAGTGGGATCAGGTGCTGGACGACTCCAATGCCCCCCACTACCGCTGGTTCCCCGGCGCGCGCTGCAACATCGTCTACAACGCCCTTGATCGCCACATTGAGACCGCCAACAAGAACAAACTGGCACTCATCTGGGAAGGCGAACCGGGCGACCAGCGCAAGTACACCTATTACGAACTTTACCGCGAGGTGAACCGCTTCGCCAACGCCCTCAGGTCTCTTGGCGTCGCCAAGGGCGACCGGGTGGTGCTGTACATGCCGCTTCTGCCCGAAACCACCATTGCCATGCTGGCCGTAGCCAAGATCGGGGCCGTGCACAGCATGATCTACGGCGGATTCTCGGCCAAAGTCCTGCGCGAGCGCATCAATGACGCCAAAGCCAAGCTGGTGGTCACGGCCGATGGGTTCTACCGCAATGGCCGAGTCGTGAATCTGAAGCAGATCGTGGACGAAGCGCTGCTCGGGGCCTGCGCCGAATGCGTTGAAACCTGCGTGGTGGTGCATCGGGCCAATGTCGATGCCGAAATGCACGAGCCGCGCGACCTCTGGTACGAGGACCTGGTGCGGCGCGAGCGCCCCTCGTCCCCCACCGAGGTCATGGACGCTGATGATCCGCTATTTTTGCTCTACAGTTCCGGCACCACGGGCAAGCCCAAGGGCATCGTCCATTCCCACGCCGGATACATGGTGGGTATCAACCGCACTCTGAACTGGGTCTTTGACCTGAAACCCACGGATATTTTCTGGTGCACCGCCGATACCGGCTGGATCACCGGCCACAGCTACGTCATCTACGGCCCGTTGGTCGCGGGAACCACCACGGTGATGTACGAAGGCCACCCCCTGTATCCTCAGGCCGACAGGCTTTGGGATGTCGTCGCCCGCTACGGGGTGACCATCCTCTACACCTCGCCCACGCTGATCCGGATGCTGATGCGCTTTGGGACCCAGTATCCGCGCCAGAAGGACCTTTCCACCCTGCGCCTTCTGGGCTCGGTGGGAGAGCCCATCAATCCCGAGGCCTGGGTCTGGCTGCACAAGCATATCGGGGGGGCCAAGTGCCCCATCATGGATACCTGGTGGCAAACCGAAACCGGGATGTTCATGATCAGCCCCCTGCCCATTTCGCCGCTCAAGCCCGGCAGCGTGAACAAGGCCCTGCCCGGAGTCGAGGCCGATGTCGTGGACCGCGAAGGAAACCCTGTGCCTGCGGGCAAGGGCGGCTTCCTGGTCATCAAGAAGCCATGGCCCGCAATGATGAGCGGCATCGACAACGATCCCGAGCGTTACGAGAACACCTACTGGAAAAAGATTCCCGGCATGTACTTCGCAGGCGATGTGGCCCGCAAGGACGAGGACGGATACATCTGGATTCAGGGCCGCGCCGACGATGTACTGAACATCGCCGGACACCGCATCGGCACCGCCGAAGTGGAAAGCGCTCTGGTGGCACACCGTTTCGTGAACGAAGCCGCGGTCATCGGCATCCCTGACACCATCAAGGGAGAGGTGGCCAAGGCCTTCGTCATCCTGACCGATGGCTGGGAGGCCGAATACGACACCTCCGAAGACCTGGTCTCGGCACTGAAAAATCACGTCCGGCGTGAACTCGGACCAGTGGCTGTCCTCAAATCCCTTGAATTCCGCACCACACTCCCAAAGACCCGCAGTGGGAAAATCATGCGCCGCATCTTAAAGGCCGAAGAACTGGGTGAGGACGTGGGCGACACTTCAACCCTGGAAGACCTGGACTAG
- a CDS encoding ABC transporter substrate-binding protein, producing MRASPSPVHPGRSRLVTLCSVAMLLVGALLLAQLWSCSESGPFLIGFAGPLEGKYSDLGVQGRNGAQLAIELENTRGGINGRKLKLIAQHDGYSAEEAQVAIQALKESGVKVVIGHMTSAQSMASYDLAEKLKLPRISPTTSTPLLSHREDLFFRVISSSRDWANGLATYCRTVDKTRTVVTLQDRDNEAYSLPFNQIFEKRFIALGGTVLDQIDIRSSSIKDWNDIAKRIASSGAEALTVALSARDLAALARQLRVQNIDIPIYSSMWAYTRELTLAGGKAVEGIIFAVSYTGDNKRSEFTNFQVHYQERFGWPPNYAAAFGFEAASVLIEALRWGGGDPSLLSESIMAMGNHPGVSGPIRFDEFGDVIRPSFIVTIRDRTFVTLTTIEND from the coding sequence ATGAGAGCTTCACCCAGCCCGGTTCATCCTGGCCGTTCTAGGCTTGTCACCCTCTGCTCTGTAGCCATGCTACTGGTGGGAGCCTTGTTGCTGGCCCAACTCTGGTCATGCAGCGAGTCCGGCCCCTTCCTCATCGGCTTTGCCGGACCACTGGAAGGCAAATATTCCGACCTGGGCGTTCAGGGGCGCAACGGTGCTCAACTGGCCATCGAACTGGAAAACACACGAGGCGGCATAAACGGCAGAAAGCTGAAGCTCATTGCCCAACATGATGGTTATTCCGCTGAAGAAGCCCAAGTTGCCATCCAGGCTCTCAAGGAATCCGGGGTCAAAGTCGTCATCGGCCATATGACCAGTGCCCAGAGCATGGCCAGCTATGACCTGGCCGAAAAGTTGAAACTCCCCAGAATTTCACCAACCACATCCACGCCCCTGCTCTCCCACCGAGAAGATCTTTTCTTCCGGGTCATTTCCAGCAGCAGGGACTGGGCCAATGGACTCGCCACCTATTGCCGAACCGTTGACAAAACCAGGACCGTGGTCACGCTTCAGGATCGGGACAACGAAGCTTACAGTCTCCCCTTCAACCAGATTTTCGAAAAGCGATTCATTGCCCTGGGCGGTACCGTGTTGGATCAAATCGACATCCGGTCCTCATCCATTAAAGATTGGAATGACATCGCCAAACGCATTGCCTCCTCCGGCGCAGAAGCGTTGACAGTCGCCCTATCGGCCCGGGACCTCGCCGCACTGGCCCGCCAGTTGCGGGTCCAGAACATCGACATCCCCATTTACAGTTCCATGTGGGCCTATACCCGCGAGCTCACCCTGGCCGGAGGAAAAGCCGTTGAAGGAATCATCTTTGCCGTCAGCTACACAGGGGACAACAAGCGCTCGGAATTCACTAATTTTCAGGTACACTACCAGGAGCGCTTCGGCTGGCCACCAAATTACGCCGCAGCCTTCGGCTTCGAAGCTGCCAGTGTCCTCATCGAGGCCCTGCGCTGGGGGGGAGGCGATCCCAGCTTGTTGTCCGAAAGCATCATGGCCATGGGCAACCACCCCGGAGTCAGCGGCCCCATCCGATTCGACGAATTCGGCGACGTTATCCGCCCTTCATTCATCGTGACCATCCGCGATCGCACATTCGTCACTCTGACCACCATCGAGAACGACTAG